The Dehalogenimonas lykanthroporepellens BL-DC-9 genome includes a window with the following:
- a CDS encoding ribosomal protein L5 (PFAM: ribosomal protein L5~KEGG: tit:Thit_1960 ribosomal protein L5), whose product MAGLREKYLNETVTRLTEAYGYRNIMEVPRLTKVVINVGVGKEASSNPKVVETVQEDLAAIAGQHPVITRSKRSIANFKLREGMPVGLKVTLRGNNMYNFLDKLISVVLPRLRDFQGVPQDAFDGRGNYALGLKEHSVFPEIDFSKIDKIRGLEVCIVTTAKTDAESRTLLEGIGMPFAKE is encoded by the coding sequence ATGGCTGGACTCAGAGAAAAGTATCTCAATGAAACGGTAACCAGGCTCACGGAAGCTTATGGTTATCGCAATATCATGGAAGTGCCGCGGTTGACCAAGGTCGTTATCAATGTCGGTGTCGGTAAGGAGGCATCCTCCAATCCCAAAGTGGTGGAAACCGTACAGGAAGATCTGGCGGCCATCGCCGGTCAGCACCCGGTGATTACCCGATCCAAGCGAAGCATCGCCAACTTCAAACTGAGGGAAGGCATGCCGGTCGGTCTTAAGGTAACCCTGCGGGGCAATAATATGTACAACTTTCTGGATAAGCTTATCAGTGTCGTATTACCGCGACTGCGGGATTTCCAGGGCGTGCCCCAGGATGCTTTCGATGGTCGAGGGAACTATGCTCTGGGGCTGAAGGAACACTCCGTTTTCCCGGAGATTGATTTTTCCAAAATCGATAAAATACGCGGACTCGAAGTTTGTATCGTAACAACCGCCAAGACTGATGCGGAAAGCCGTACCCTGCTCGAGGGTATCGGGATGCCGTTTGCGAAGGAATAG
- a CDS encoding ribosomal protein L24 (TIGRFAM: ribosomal protein L24~PFAM: KOW domain protein~KEGG: det:DET0485 50S ribosomal protein L24~SMART: KOW domain protein): MKIKKDDNVLVIAGKDRGKSGKVRQVTSEDRVMVEGVNMVKKHARPRAQARQAGIIEREAPIHASNLMLLCSKCSKPARLGKRTLADGKKVRFCKSCGEVID; this comes from the coding sequence ATGAAAATCAAGAAAGATGATAATGTACTGGTGATTGCCGGCAAGGATCGCGGTAAAAGCGGCAAGGTACGCCAGGTGACGTCGGAAGACCGGGTGATGGTTGAAGGCGTGAATATGGTCAAGAAGCACGCCCGGCCCCGGGCTCAGGCACGGCAGGCCGGCATAATCGAACGCGAAGCTCCCATTCACGCATCCAATCTGATGCTACTGTGCAGCAAGTGTAGCAAGCCCGCCAGATTGGGCAAACGGACCCTGGCCGACGGGAAAAAGGTGCGCTTCTGTAAATCCTGTGGCGAGGTAATTGACTGA
- a CDS encoding ribosomal protein L14 (KEGG: det:DET0484 50S ribosomal protein L14~TIGRFAM: ribosomal protein L14~PFAM: ribosomal protein L14b/L23e), producing the protein MIQSYTRLKAADNTGIKSLMCINVLGGSRKLRARIGDVIVCSVKRAAPDAAIKEGSVVKAVVVRQVAPLRRSDGSYIKFDENAAVVINDKNEPRGTRIFGPVARELRDKKFLKIVSLAPEVL; encoded by the coding sequence ATGATACAATCATATACCCGTCTGAAAGCGGCTGACAACACCGGTATCAAATCGCTGATGTGCATTAACGTTCTCGGGGGTTCGCGAAAATTGCGGGCTCGTATCGGCGACGTTATCGTTTGCTCCGTCAAACGTGCTGCGCCCGATGCCGCTATCAAGGAAGGTAGTGTCGTCAAGGCGGTGGTGGTGCGGCAGGTTGCTCCTCTGCGACGGTCCGATGGATCGTATATCAAGTTCGATGAGAACGCCGCCGTAGTCATCAATGACAAGAATGAGCCGCGGGGTACGCGCATTTTTGGCCCGGTGGCCAGGGAACTGCGGGACAAGAAGTTTCTGAAAATCGTATCGCTGGCTCCCGAGGTATTGTGA
- a CDS encoding 30S ribosomal protein S17 (KEGG: dev:DhcVS_426 ribosomal protein S17~TIGRFAM: 30S ribosomal protein S17~PFAM: ribosomal protein S17) produces MEQARKVKKSVGRVVSDKMNKTIVVAIETRRQHPIYKKSYKVVKKYKVHDEKGEAAYGDTVEIIPTRPLSSTKHWRLGQILSRGEVAESAELKETT; encoded by the coding sequence ATGGAACAGGCTCGTAAAGTTAAGAAATCCGTCGGGCGGGTAGTTTCCGATAAAATGAACAAGACCATTGTGGTGGCTATCGAAACCCGCCGTCAGCATCCCATTTACAAGAAATCCTATAAGGTGGTCAAGAAGTATAAGGTTCATGATGAAAAGGGCGAAGCGGCCTACGGAGATACCGTTGAGATCATTCCGACCCGCCCTCTATCCAGTACCAAGCACTGGCGTCTGGGCCAAATATTGAGTCGGGGTGAAGTGGCTGAATCGGCGGAATTGAAGGAGACAACCTAA
- a CDS encoding ribosomal protein L29 (KEGG: dev:DhcVS_425 ribosomal protein L29~TIGRFAM: ribosomal protein L29~PFAM: ribosomal protein L29): MKIEEIRSLSGEEIQKQLDSAYRELMDTRFKLATKQLQNHRELPRLKKNIARFKTVLRERTLGIR; the protein is encoded by the coding sequence ATGAAGATAGAAGAAATCCGATCTCTGTCCGGAGAAGAAATCCAGAAACAGCTTGACAGCGCTTATCGCGAGTTGATGGATACCCGGTTTAAACTGGCTACCAAACAGTTGCAGAATCATCGCGAATTGCCGCGACTCAAGAAGAATATCGCCCGGTTCAAGACTGTTCTCCGGGAACGCACTTTGGGAATAAGGTAG
- a CDS encoding ribosomal protein L16 (KEGG: syp:SYNPCC7002_A1058 50S ribosomal protein L16~TIGRFAM: ribosomal protein L16~PFAM: Ribosomal protein L10e/L16) — MQQPKRVKFRKSHKGHRHGEAQAGNKLDFGDYGMQATSTAWVTSRQIEAARRAMTRYIKRGGKIWIRIFPDHPVTKKPAETRMGSGKGSPDHWIAVVKRGRMMFEMTGVAEEVAREAMRLASHKLPLQTKFVVKEAEAAAVEEVA, encoded by the coding sequence ATGCAGCAACCAAAAAGAGTAAAATTTCGCAAGAGTCATAAAGGTCATCGCCACGGAGAGGCGCAGGCCGGTAACAAGCTGGATTTCGGCGATTACGGTATGCAGGCTACATCCACTGCCTGGGTTACCTCCCGTCAGATTGAGGCCGCCCGGCGAGCTATGACCCGTTACATTAAAAGAGGCGGTAAGATATGGATCCGGATATTCCCGGATCATCCGGTGACCAAGAAACCGGCTGAAACCCGTATGGGTTCCGGCAAAGGTTCGCCTGACCATTGGATAGCCGTGGTTAAGCGAGGGCGGATGATGTTCGAGATGACCGGGGTGGCTGAAGAAGTCGCCCGGGAGGCCATGCGTCTGGCCTCTCACAAACTGCCTCTGCAGACAAAGTTCGTAGTCAAGGAAGCTGAAGCGGCGGCTGTTGAGGAGGTAGCTTAA